The sequence ttaatttactactttaaaatgtgatttttaaattgtctttgcctagtgttggagaaaaaacactcggcaaagagctctttgccgagtgttgtatttgtgacactcggcaaagagccctttgccgagtgtcaaaaaaagacactcggcaaagaaactctttaccgagtgtcaaaaataaaacactcggcaaagaggttcttcgccgagtgttttcttttaccgagtgttttttgcgtgacactcggcaaagagctctttgccgagtgcccgaaataaaacactcggcaaagaatatggcactcggcaaagagccaaattccggtagtgaacTAAACTATAGTTTCTAGAACCAAACACACTCCGATCTTTGATTTCCTCAAATAAAGAAACTAAACAAGACTTAGGCTCGTTCGTTTTCCTCTACTAAATTTTAGCGCTATCCAATGTTTAAACCTAATTACTCTATAATTAACTGATGTGATGCTACATTAAAAATTTGTTAATCATAGGATTAAAAAAATATTTTATTATTTAGTCTTTATCTATATTTTTTAATTAGATAATATTTAATATTCAAACATTCGATATAATATATATTAAACTTTACTCCACAAAACTAAACACCTTAGAGCAGTCCCAATCCATGAAGCCCATAAGTAGAGTCTATGCTGCCACATCATCAAGACATGAGTTATAGAAACTACATCTTTCAACCCAAACGGCGAAACTCACACATGCCGAGGGTCGCAAGCTACGTGCATGGTATCCGAGGCTTTACTATGGTCCCATAAAACATGTGGTAGAAGTGGTGTTTTGCCCTCCAACGCATTTGGGGCGGTGTCCTAGCTCATTGGAGATTGAGCCGACATGGTTTCCTGCATGAGACCCAGTGTCTTCATTTTGTTTCCTTTCTTTCATTAACGCTCTTGTCACATCATCATTTTACCTATGTGGCAGTCTATTTAATGTTATGAAAACTGGTTGACGTGGAGGGTTGGAACTGCTCTTATTAAATACGTGCCCGAACTCTGAATAACGACATTTCGGTAATTTTGATCAAACCGACATCAACCGACATCGTGAAGTCGGCTAAATGAAGTTTCCTACCATGTGCTCGTCCAGTGGCGTCCGCCGTCATCCGTTAGCCGCTCCAACCTCAACTATCATGTACCGGGCCGCTTGAAGCTTAAGTCCGACACGGTATCTGATATTTCCAACGATAAGAGTATGTACAACTTTATTTAATATGAGATTTTTTTTAGAGATTTTTAGGATCTAAGTGAAAAAAATACAAGACACAGACTCTTCGTTGCATTGATGATCCAGTGTTTCAAGGTTGTACTATGCAATCTCTTAGAATAGATGGTTAAGGCTTACTCCAACGGAGCAGCTATCCAGGCAGGCAAAGGTAAAATGACTGGCCGCTGAGCATTGTAGCTCAAAATTGAGCCTTCCAACAGAACAGCTATACACGCCAGCCAAAATACCAGGAGGAGAGAGAAAACGGCATTCTGCCTGCTCTTCGAGCGCCAGGCATTCTCTTCCCCTGTCTCTGACAAGCTGTCCCCTCAATCATTTGCCTTGCTTCATTCTTTCTTTTTTCCTCTGCTGTTGGATGCACGTCGCGGATAGCTGGGCAGGCATTCGGGAGGGGCCAGCCAAAGAGCAAAATAGCTGCCAGATTTGGCTGGCACCTGTTGGAGTGAGTCTAAGAAACTGCAACATACAACCCTGTGCTCATACAACCCTAAGCTCTAAAACATTAATGCAGTTAAGAGATAATGTGCATAGAAAGCCGTGAAGAGACAGACTTTTTGCGAAGAGTCTGTTTCTCGATTTTTTTTGTACTTAACATCCTATAGACTTCTCAATTAATAGGGTTGTACATGCTCTTAGTCGACTGTTATACTTGGAAACCAAACTGGGGTTGCCGTAGGGCTTAACATCCGGTTTTTTAAACTTCGGTTCGGGTTTTCGGTTTTCTAGACATTAGAAACTAATTGGTTTTCGTGAAAATGAAAAACCATGGTTTCAGTTTTTATTTTGGTTTCTCGGTAAAATCTAAATACCAAACTTATAATCAAGACAACACATACACCAAATTTATATAATAAATTACAAATAATTTTtaaaagtaaaaattatataggtataaatatgtagAGATATATCATACATCACATATAAATATGTGAGTAGTAATTTAATTGCTTCACATGTTTAGTTTACATAATGGAATAGTTAAATTTTTGAATCGATAAAGATTGGTAATTTGTTTTTTTTGTATTATATCGAAAAACAAACTTCTGAGATAAAAAAACCGAACGTTCGGTTCGGTTTCCGAGTTACCTTCCCTCGCGCGGTTCTGTCTGCCTTTATTTATTCGCGTTCCCTGCCTGTTTCGAGCCTCCAGCCTTAATAACCCGGCATTCTCTCCGCCGCTCGCCCGCTCCGCGTCCGGCGGCCCGCGTCGCCTCCACTCCCAATTAGCCtatcgtgttcgacgcgagcgaaCTCGCTCAGATCAGAGTGTTCCCTGATCCGGTCCCAATCTTTTATTGGATTTTGTGTTTTGGTAGGGGATCTAGGGTTTGTCGTCGAATTCCGCCTCGAATTTTAGGGTTTGCTTCGGATCGATTCCGTTCCGTGGGATTCTTGCTTGCAGCACTCCATGGCTGCGGCGCGGCACGGGGGTTATAGGAGCTTCGACGTGGCCAGGAGGCGGGAGTTCGACCTGGAGCGTTCTAGGAGGAGCAAGGAGTACCGCCACTCGAGCCGCCACCGCGACTCGGATCGCCACCGTGATGGCAGCAGGGGCCGTGAAGTGCCCAACGGGTACATCCGCCACCGCTCGCCGTATGCGCCACCGAAGAGCCGACCTTCAAAAAGGAAGGACGATAAGGAGCCTGGTGAGGTCTCAAGCGATAGCGGCTCGGAGTCTGGTGGGCGCCCACCAGTGCTGAGGGAGGATGGGGGTCTTGGGGTCTGCAGGGATGGAGGTGCGTTGCCAGCAAGCAAGAAGAGGAAGCACTCACCTGGATTCCACGATACGAATGTTTCAAAGCTGCGGGCAAGAGATGAGGTGTGGAGCAGGAGAGGACCTGATGCCATAGCTGCGGAGCTCCCTCTTCCTTCGCCGCCCCCTATGTCTGCGGTTGGTGGGTGCTCACCAATGGATCCAGAAGTTTTGGTAGTTCCAAATGATGCTGAAAGGATGGACGCGATTACTGAGGGGGAAGAGGATTGTGCAACGAGAAACATTTTTACTTCAAGGTGGGCGGATGCTGCTGAAGAGGAGGAAGTGGTGATTGTGCCTAAGAAGAAGAAAAGTGTGCCACCTGCTCATTTGCCTGAACAGAAATCCACAAAGAAAATCATGGGCTCAGAGCTGGGAGAAGCGATGGGCAGTAAAACATCAAGAAGTTCCTCAAGTTCGTCTAACTCAATGGGTAGTGAAAACTGGAATATCGAGGTAGACGAGGGTGATGGCATTGATTCTTCTGTTGGTTGTTCGCTGGATACTCATTCCAGGAGCAATATGCGTAGGTCTGGATCACCTGAGGTTGTGCGAACACCACGTAGGTGCTTTAACATGCTTCAGGGCTGTAGGAGTATTGATGACTTTGAGAGGATCAACACAATCAATGAGGGTACATATGGAGTCGTATTTAGGGTGAGAGACAAGAAAACTGGTGAGATAGTTGCTTTGAAGAAGGTCAAGGTAGATAAGGAAAATGGACGGGAAGGGTTTCCATTGACTTCTCTCAGAGAAATCAATATCCTTCTATCCTTTGACCATCCTTCAATTGTGGATGTCAAGGAAGTAGTTGTTGGTGGTCATGACGATGATACTTTTATGGTGATGGAATACATGGAGCATGACCTTAAGGGTGTCATGGAGGCGATGAAGCAACCATATAGCCAAAGTGAGGTCAAATGTTTGATGCTTCAGCTGCTAGAGGGCGTGAAGTATCTTCATGACAATTGGGTACTTCACAGGTAACGACCAACTACTGATTCTTACTCATTGCTGTTCTGCATAACACTAACTGGGGTTTATGCTTTCTTTATGTACTCCGTATTTAATAATGTCATGTTGCTTTATAGGGATCTCAAGACATCAAATCTCCTCTTGAATAACCGCGGTGAGTTGAAAATATGTGACTTTGGACTCTCTCGTCAATATGGCAGCCTGCTAAAGCCTTACACCCAACCAGTTGTGACTTTGTGGTACAGGTATGTTATCAGCTAGCATAAGATTTCTCAAATGTCCCATACATTTTTATATCACGATTTAACTTGACATTCTCACATGTACAATCATGAGTCATTGTTTGCTCCTTATAATTACAGGGCTCCGGAACTACTATTAGGAGCAAAGGAGTATTCGACTGCTATCGATATGTGGTCATTAGGTTGCATAATGGCAGAACTCTTGTCAAAAGAGCCACTCTTCACTGGGAAGTCTGAGATAGATCAACTTGATAAGGTATATGGACATATGATGTATGATCTACTATATTTTGTTTGTTATATAACTACACTGAATTCTAATGGCAGTTAACTTCTACTATAGATATTTAGAATACTCGGCACACCCAATGAGGAGCGGTGGCATGGTTGTTCCAAATTGCCTGGCTTCAAAGGCAACTTCGTAAAGCGACCGTAAGTGGCACTAATCTTTATAGTTTCTATTTTTTTATTTGAATGCATTGGTTCACTTCCATGGAGGTCTTACTTTCAATTTGCTACATCAGGTACAATAGATTAAGGGACAAATTTCCAGCTGTATCCTTCACGGGAGGCTTGACCTTGTCAGAAGCTGGGTTTGACCTGCTAAATAGGTTGCTGGCATATGACCCTGAGAAGGTAATATACATTCTCTAGTGCACCACCTGATTCTCTTGTACACATTTTGCATGTCCTTAATAGACTTGTTCCTTCTATACAGCGCATATCTGCTGCTGATGCCTTGAACCATGAGTGGTTCCGTGAAGTTCCTCTGCCCAAGATGAAGGAATTCATGCCAACTTTTCCTGCTCTGAATGAACAGGACAGGTAATAGTTACTGTATTATTTGATTTCCAAACTCGAAATGACTAAATTGAATGTTTTATTAATATATGGCTGTATATTACATTATTGGACCTACAGGAGGATCAAGAGATACATGAAGAGCCCTGACCCCCTGGTGGAGCAACAGATGAAAGAACAAGGGAGCATAGGAGATCATGGCCTTTTTGACTGATCTGAAAGCAGACAAGTCTTGCTGCAAATGACAGTTTTTGAGTGAGTAAACATGTTGCAAGGTGAGGTGTACAACTGGACAGAGAAGTATCCCGTCTACTTGGTGTGCGGTGACAGCTTATTGTGTTCTATAACAGGCTAAGAGATCAAAGGGGAACATAAATTTTACTTAAGTTCCATGCAGCTAGTGTTCAAATGGCAGGGTTAGCTCTCTACGAGAACTGTCATATTCTAACCTATCATCATTATAAGTTGCAGATGTAATGCAGTTCGTCTAAAAGGTTTGGCCTTGCGTACACCAAGTTTCACCTCTGATACTTGTAAAGTATTATAAACTGTTGACTTGTAATCAGTAATCAATGAGATATTAGTGACATCgtattttattttctcttttcAAGTAGTGCATCTTCTTTTGATCTTTTGATTGTCTTTGCAAGAGTTGAATGAAGTGAAGGAACCGGTGCAT is a genomic window of Zea mays cultivar B73 chromosome 5, Zm-B73-REFERENCE-NAM-5.0, whole genome shotgun sequence containing:
- the LOC103627383 gene encoding cyclin-dependent kinase G-1-like isoform X1, which produces MAAARHGGYRSFDVARRREFDLERSRRSKEYRHSSRHRDSDRHRDGSRGREVPNGYIRHRSPYAPPKSRPSKRKDDKEPGEVSSDSGSESGGRPPVLREDGGLGVCRDGGALPASKKRKHSPGFHDTNVSKLRARDEVWSRRGPDAIAAELPLPSPPPMSAVGGCSPMDPEVLVVPNDAERMDAITEGEEDCATRNIFTSRWADAAEEEEVVIVPKKKKSVPPAHLPEQKSTKKIMGSELGEAMGSKTSRSSSSSSNSMGSENWNIEVDEGDGIDSSVGCSLDTHSRSNMRRSGSPEVVRTPRRCFNMLQGCRSIDDFERINTINEGTYGVVFRVRDKKTGEIVALKKVKVDKENGREGFPLTSLREINILLSFDHPSIVDVKEVVVGGHDDDTFMVMEYMEHDLKGVMEAMKQPYSQSEVKCLMLQLLEGVKYLHDNWVLHRDLKTSNLLLNNRGELKICDFGLSRQYGSLLKPYTQPVVTLWYRAPELLLGAKEYSTAIDMWSLGCIMAELLSKEPLFTGKSEIDQLDKIFRILGTPNEERWHGCSKLPGFKGNFVKRPYNRLRDKFPAVSFTGGLTLSEAGFDLLNRLLAYDPEKRISAADALNHEWFREVPLPKMKEFMPTFPALNEQDRRIKRYMKSPDPLVEQQMKEQGSIGDHGLFD